In the Streptobacillus moniliformis DSM 12112 genome, one interval contains:
- a CDS encoding penicillin-binding protein has product MSKLDRWFLKEKNRKKIYFTFFLLFLFLIIVRLFFLQILHKDFSFNVINPIRSYVKEIRAKRGSIITSDNLELAVDLEYQGIVVDPTLFKDREEIEKFVNIINKVIKNIKIEETVDKIFELKEKNKKYYEFKNVLINVDQKDQIDELIKEARKNDRETFNARFVYFTRKFKREYINSSVFETIVGFINKEEKGVYGVEHKYDEMLKGENGQATGTAPFSASLAEYTLPYLIDEKIVKNAKDGNDIVLTIDSLLQYSLDDILKDAHEKFEATTTMGIVMESDTGKIVAMSSYPKASNRAEIKNHNITSLFEPGSIFKPLTVAMAMNEGLINENTLIHSEGYIKVKNRIIRDHDDSTKGTLPVSKIMVNSGNVGLVKISQMMNPETFYNYLPKFGLGEKTGIDISYETVSSLINPKDFTEVRRSNVSFGQGINMTQLQMLVALNATINGGELITPQIVEKIVGSDGKIVKNFEIHNKGKVINENVSAKIRKILEEVVSSGTGRGIKLDGYRIGGKTGTAQKAGPKGYEAGKYFSSFFTFFPADKPKYSILITVDEPHGQYYGAAVALPLARDILDKIIKYKDVTPSEKVVQNISAIEIATPKENRNNKIENIKNDFSMDIMPNLIGVTKKNLLELGIDRYSVFMTGNGKVVKQYPEAGSKIKVGDKIRLELK; this is encoded by the coding sequence ATGAGTAAATTAGATAGATGGTTTTTAAAAGAAAAAAATAGAAAAAAAATATATTTTACTTTTTTTCTTTTATTCCTATTTTTAATAATAGTAAGATTATTCTTTTTACAGATATTACATAAGGATTTTTCATTTAATGTGATTAATCCTATAAGATCGTATGTAAAGGAAATAAGGGCTAAGCGTGGTTCTATAATAACTAGTGATAATTTAGAATTAGCTGTTGATTTAGAATATCAAGGAATAGTTGTAGATCCTACATTATTTAAAGATAGAGAAGAAATAGAAAAATTTGTAAACATTATTAATAAAGTAATCAAAAATATTAAAATAGAAGAAACTGTTGATAAGATTTTTGAATTAAAAGAAAAAAATAAGAAGTATTATGAATTTAAAAATGTATTAATTAATGTTGATCAAAAAGATCAAATTGATGAGTTAATCAAAGAAGCAAGAAAAAATGATAGGGAAACTTTTAATGCAAGATTTGTATACTTTACTAGAAAATTTAAGAGAGAATATATAAATAGCTCTGTATTTGAAACTATAGTTGGATTTATTAATAAAGAAGAAAAAGGTGTCTATGGAGTAGAACACAAATATGATGAAATGCTTAAAGGAGAGAATGGACAAGCAACAGGTACAGCTCCATTTTCAGCATCTTTAGCAGAATATACACTTCCATATTTAATAGATGAGAAGATAGTTAAAAATGCAAAAGATGGGAATGATATTGTTTTAACTATAGATTCTTTACTGCAATATTCGCTTGATGATATTCTTAAGGATGCACATGAAAAATTTGAAGCAACAACTACTATGGGTATAGTAATGGAAAGTGATACAGGAAAAATAGTAGCTATGAGTTCATACCCAAAAGCATCAAATAGGGCAGAGATAAAAAATCATAACATTACTTCTTTATTTGAGCCAGGCTCTATATTCAAACCTTTGACTGTAGCTATGGCTATGAATGAGGGTCTAATTAATGAAAATACATTAATACATTCTGAAGGATATATTAAAGTAAAAAATAGGATAATAAGGGATCATGATGATAGTACTAAAGGTACACTACCTGTATCAAAAATAATGGTAAATTCAGGAAATGTAGGTTTAGTTAAGATTTCACAAATGATGAATCCAGAAACTTTCTATAACTATTTACCTAAATTTGGATTAGGTGAAAAAACTGGTATAGATATTTCATATGAAACTGTAAGTTCTTTAATCAATCCAAAAGATTTTACAGAAGTTAGAAGATCTAATGTATCTTTTGGACAAGGTATAAATATGACACAACTTCAAATGTTAGTTGCCTTAAATGCAACTATTAATGGTGGAGAATTAATAACTCCTCAAATAGTTGAAAAAATAGTAGGAAGCGATGGAAAAATTGTTAAAAATTTTGAAATACATAATAAAGGAAAAGTAATTAATGAAAATGTAAGTGCTAAGATAAGAAAAATACTTGAAGAAGTAGTTTCAAGTGGTACTGGTCGTGGAATAAAACTTGATGGTTATAGAATAGGTGGAAAAACAGGTACAGCTCAAAAAGCAGGACCTAAGGGATATGAAGCAGGAAAATATTTCTCATCATTTTTCACATTTTTCCCAGCAGATAAACCTAAATACAGTATATTAATTACAGTAGATGAGCCACATGGACAGTATTATGGAGCTGCTGTTGCTCTTCCACTAGCAAGAGATATTTTAGATAAGATAATAAAATATAAAGATGTAACTCCAAGTGAAAAAGTAGTTCAAAATATTTCTGCAATAGAAATAGCAACGCCTAAAGAGAATAGAAATAATAAAATAGAAAATATAAAAAATGATTTTTCTATGGATATCATGCCTAATTTAATAGGTGTAACTAAGAAAAATTTATTAGAATTAGGTATAGATAGATATTCAGTTTTTATGACTGGAAATGGAAAAGTAGTTAAACAGTATCCAGAAGCTGGATCTAAAATTAAGGTTGGCGATAAAATAAGGTTAGAACTAAAATAA
- the gatB gene encoding Asp-tRNA(Asn)/Glu-tRNA(Gln) amidotransferase subunit GatB, whose product MMKEYDIVIGLEIHCQLKTKTKIWCDADANYDEKEPNTCISPVSTGQPGALPRLNEEVLDFAIKAALALNCDINKISYFDRKNYFYPDSPKNYQITQYFKPYAENGYLEFKRNDKDVKVEIERIQIEEDTAKSIHTKHESILNFNRASIPLIEIVTKPCISNPQDAYIYLNNLKERIKYTGVSDVSMELGSLRCDANVSIKEKGSDKLGTRTETKNLNSFKAVVRAIEYEANRQMELIEKGERVVQETRLWDDEKGITRPMRNKEEAMDYRYFPEPDLPPVVISEERISKLKEEMPEFADEKLIRFISKYNISEVDAGNLVTSISLANYFENLVEVSGDPRLSTNWMLTEVLRVLKEKYISIDEFSISSENLGKLIILLKSETISSKIAKEVFEIMLDEDKDPNIIVKEKGMLQISDEGEIENIVKQVISENPESVQDFLNGKDRAIKALMGQAMKISKGKANPKLVQDLLIKNMK is encoded by the coding sequence ATTATGAAAGAGTATGATATAGTAATAGGTTTAGAGATTCACTGCCAATTAAAAACTAAAACTAAAATATGGTGTGATGCTGATGCAAATTATGATGAAAAAGAGCCTAATACTTGTATTTCACCAGTATCAACAGGTCAGCCAGGAGCTCTTCCTAGATTAAATGAAGAAGTTTTAGATTTTGCTATTAAAGCAGCACTTGCTTTAAATTGTGATATTAATAAAATAAGCTATTTTGATAGAAAAAACTATTTTTATCCAGATTCACCTAAAAATTATCAAATTACACAATATTTTAAACCTTATGCAGAAAATGGATATTTAGAATTTAAAAGAAATGATAAAGATGTTAAAGTTGAGATAGAAAGAATACAAATAGAAGAAGATACAGCTAAAAGTATACATACAAAACATGAATCTATATTAAACTTTAATAGAGCAAGCATACCTTTAATAGAAATAGTTACTAAACCATGCATTTCTAATCCTCAAGATGCTTACATATATTTAAATAATTTAAAAGAAAGAATTAAATATACTGGGGTAAGTGATGTGAGTATGGAACTTGGTTCACTTAGATGTGATGCTAATGTATCTATAAAAGAGAAAGGTTCAGATAAGCTTGGAACTAGAACTGAAACTAAAAATTTAAATTCATTTAAAGCAGTAGTTAGAGCTATAGAATATGAAGCTAATAGACAAATGGAATTAATAGAAAAAGGTGAGAGAGTAGTTCAAGAAACAAGACTTTGGGATGATGAAAAAGGTATTACAAGACCTATGAGAAATAAAGAAGAAGCTATGGATTATAGATATTTCCCAGAACCAGATTTACCTCCAGTAGTAATTAGTGAGGAAAGAATTTCTAAATTAAAAGAAGAAATGCCTGAATTTGCTGATGAAAAATTAATTAGATTTATAAGTAAATATAATATTTCTGAAGTTGATGCTGGAAATTTAGTTACATCTATAAGTCTTGCAAACTATTTTGAAAATTTAGTTGAAGTTTCAGGAGATCCAAGACTTTCAACTAATTGGATGTTAACAGAAGTGTTAAGAGTACTTAAAGAAAAATATATTAGTATAGATGAATTTAGTATTAGTAGTGAAAATTTAGGTAAATTAATTATTTTACTAAAATCTGAAACAATAAGTTCAAAAATAGCTAAGGAAGTATTTGAAATAATGCTTGATGAGGATAAAGACCCTAATATTATAGTTAAAGAAAAGGGTATGTTACAAATATCTGATGAGGGAGAAATAGAAAATATTGTTAAACAAGTAATTTCTGAAAATCCTGAATCTGTACAAGATTTTCTAAATGGTAAAGATAGAGCTATTAAGGCTTTAATGGGTCAGGCTATGAAAATATCTAAGGGTAAAGCAAATCCTAAGCTTGTACAAGATTTATTAATAAAAAACATGAAATAA